The sequence below is a genomic window from Humulus lupulus chromosome 3, drHumLupu1.1, whole genome shotgun sequence.
CAGTTGTCTTGACTTTCTATAGATATGACAGTAGATTAATTTTTGTAAGATACGAAATACTAATTCAATAAAAGCAAAGCCTTATTTTTCCTATGCTTTTCTCAGTTTCGTTTTCGCCCAATGCTTGTGCACAAATACATAGTAAAAAGTGAAACCAAACATATGAAAGTCATCGCATTCCATTATATTTCATTCTAAATGTTTTTCTCCAACTAAACATTATGTGATAGGTAGCATTTGGTTTGGTGGATGGAATGGTAACGGGATGGAATAAGAATAGTAATGAGAATTGATTATGATGTTTGATTTGTTGTTGGAATGGACATTGGAATTAATGATAAATTGACAAAAATAACCCTATTTCATTAATGCATAaatgtatttaatatatattaaatatttcatgtatattatatattatttaatttatattttatattaaatatataatatattgtttaatatatattacatattaaatatatattatatattaaatatttaatatataatattaaatgtattatataaatattatatatatatataatttatgatatatattttttttatcaaaagaaaaaatttATTGATCAACAAACAAGTACAAAGCCAAAGGATGGAATTAGAACCACCTCAGCAAACAGTACAAATTACAGCAGATTCAAACAAAAACCAGTGGCTAGACACATAACATCACCACAGCAAAGCCACACCTTACAGTAAACTAACAAAATGCAACATTTGTTTTTCTTTGGGAGAACAATTACAACCAACTAAATTCATAATTCTTGCTTTAATAGAAAATCTAGTCAGTTGATCAATCCTATGCACCGGGATACAGCAATTCTCAAGCCAACACTTATTTCTATTCAACCAAATGAGGTAGATAGAAGCAGCACAAGCTGCAATGATCACCTTCGAAAACCAGCTGGACTGAGGCAAGGACAGCCAAGTAATCCAGTTCTGGAACTGAACTGGCCAAGCAAACCCTCTCAGCCATTCTTGGGCTGATTGAATCACTTTCCTGGAGAATATACATTCAAAAAACAGATGGGAATGTCTTTCCTCTGCTTGAAAACAAACTGGACAATTTAATGAATTAAGAGGAATATGACAGTAATTAAGCCAATCTCTAGTAGGCAATTTCTGATTCACTGCAAGCCAGAGGATAAATTGATGTTTAGGAGCCGAGAGTCTATACCAAACAGCCTTGTCATAGTGCACCAGGGAGCTAGGAAAGACCACTGAGTACAGTCTGCCCAGCTGAAGCTTACCATTCCTCACAGCAGCCTCCAAAACAGATTTTGACAGAGATTGACAGAAATTAACTattttcctccaataccaactggTATCATGCTTCAAAAGATAATCCCAAATTGAAGATCCTTTGAGATAAATGCAGTTGACCCATTTAACCCAAAGCATATCCTGCTTGGAAGAAACAGCCCAAATGAACTTAGCCAACAAAATCTTGTTCCAAGAAGCACTATCTTTGAAACCCAAACCACCACAACATTTCGGTTTACAAACATGTTCCCAAGAGACCCTGTGAAATTTACTTCTATTATTCTTCTCACCCCAAAGAAACTTTCTACAAAGACAGTCTATTGCTTTGACTACTTTCTGAGGTAACAGAAAAATATGCATCCAATAGGCTCGAATCCCCATCAAAACTGAGTTAATAAGTTGAACCCGACCAGCATAGGAAATATGGCGATTAGCCCAACCAGACAGTTGAGATCTCATTCTATCAAGGATAATTTCACAATCAATGGCTCTCCATTTTGTAGGTCTCAAAGGAACCCCTAAGTAGTTCAGAGGGAACTGCCCTTCAGACAAGTTAGAAAACTGCAACAAAGATTGTTTGTCCCCAGCAGAAATACCACCAACAAAGATTTTAGACTTGCTTTGATTAATAGACAACCCCGATGCCTTAGTAAAATTTGTGAACACTTGCTGCAATATATTGATTGAGCTCGGGTTAGCCTTGGAAAAAAGAAGGAGATCATCGGCAAAACAGAGGCTGACCAAATTTAAGGATTTACATAAGGGGTGAAATTTGAAATCTTTTTCCTTAGAAGCCTTTAACAACAAGCGAGTTAGATAATCCATTACTGTGACAAAAAGAAGGGGTGATATTGGGTCTCCCTGTATAAGACCTCTAGCTCCTTGAAAATGGCCTTGAATGCTTCCATTCATCACTAAGGAATAGGAAGTACCCCTAAGGCAAACCATGACCCATCTAATAAACCTCTTCGGAAAGCAAAAAGCATTGAGAAGATTCTCCAAAAAATCCCAGTCAATTGAGTCATAAACCTTGCTTATATCAATCTTCATAAGACACCTTGGGGAACAATTCTTCCTGTTATAATCCTTGAGTAAGTCTTGAAGGGTAAGCACATTATGGGCAAGAAAATGATTTTTAACAAAGGCCCCTGATTCTGGTTTACCAACAAAGGCAGAACAAGATTGAGCCTATTGCACAACATTTTagatatacatttatatatagtgTTGCAGCAAGCAATAGGCCTAAAATCTGAAGCAGCCATTGGTTGGGTCACTTTCGGGATTAAAGATAATAGAGTATTATTTAATGGCTGAGGTATACTAGATGTCTCAAAGAATTCCAGAACAGCCAAAGCAATTTCCTTACCAATATCCTTCCATAAAGCTTTAAAAAAACCTGCCCCATAACCATCCGGACCCGGGCTTTTAAGAGAATGGATACTAAACATCGCGGCTTTAACCTCTTTAACAGTGAAATGCTTTATCAAATTCAGCTGGGCATCACTGTTCAAAACTGAGCCAAACCCCTAGCTTGAAGATCAATAACCCCTGTAGCATGACTGGGAGTGCCCAAAAAACTTTTAAAATGCTGCAGAAAGTGAGCTGTAACTTTATCATAATCATCTTCAATCTGTCCCTCAGCAGTAACAAAAGAGAATATTCGGTTAGCTAACTTCCTTTTCCTTAGACTAGCATGAAAAAAAGGAAGAGTTGTCATCCCCAAACCTCAACCAATCAATTTTACTTTTTTGGTAAAGAAAGCTAGCATACACTTTCTCTTGTCTTTTAAACTCAGTAAATGCTTCATGATCCTCTTGACATAGCATCATATTTGAAGGATCAGCAAAACACTTAGCATGAGCTTGCTGATATAACTGTTTACTCCTCTCATAGTTACAAGATACATCCCCCATTACTTTCCaattaatttttttcaatatatgCTTCAGCCTTGTGAGTTTCCAGCAGATTTTATCGAGACTTCTACCCTTGAATCTTAAAGATTGCTTCCAGCTAGATAGAACTTGAATTCTAAACTGAGGGTGAGTAATCCACATATTATAAAATCGAAAAGGTTGCACCCCAACTCTTAGAGCAGGCATATGCTTTATCAGGATTAGAGAATGGTCAGAACCAATCTCCCATTGAGAATAAGCCGTGACTGAAGGGAATTGCTCCAGCCAAGAATCGTTGATGAAAACTCTGTCCAACTTGGAGAAGATGCGAGAATCTCCTTCTTGATTATTAGACCAGGTGTAAAAAGGACCCAAAATCTTCATTTCTTCAACCAAACCAAGATCATACCATTGTCGAGCATCATCCATTTCTTTCACAGTGATTGGCCTGCCCCCCAATCTGTCTTTCAGAGTCAAAACAGCATTAAAATCCCCAAGAATCATCCAAGCTTTACTAGGACAAATCAAATGGGATAAGTCATTCCATAAAATTTTCCTAATCTCCAAGCTATTAGAGCCATAAACAAAAGTAAGACATAAATCTGTTTTATTAGAAAGTCTCACTTGACAGTGTAAGAACTGATCGCTCTCTTGCAACACTGCAAGTTGCACCAAATTAGATCTCCAAATCACAAGAATACGACCTTCCACAGCCTCACTACTGTAAAACTCCCATCCAAAAAAAGTAGAACTCATAGCTTCTTTAATTTTAGCTCCCTTGATTTTTGTTTCAAGGAGAGCCACAATCCTAACTTTATTCATCCGAAAAACTTCCATAACCATCTTCTGTTTATTCAATTTATTCAGTCCTCTAACGTTCCAACTCATTATGTTGCTACTATCCATAATTCTTGGATGAAGGAGGCCTTGCATTTGCTGGTTTCTGACAGTTCTGCAGGACATTAAAATGATTGAAGTCCTGTTTAATCGAAATCTGGGCTCCTTGCTTTTTGATTCCAACTGTTTTTGGAGAAATCCATGGAGCCTCATCCTGAATAGGAGAAGGCTGAATAGTATCTGACTGAGTAGTGTGATCTTGAATAATGACAGCAGTAGAAGCCGGCCTGGTATTTGTTGTAAACTCAGGAATTTTTCCACTGGGTGGAGTTGTTGTCTTCATCTCAGGAATTTTTCCACTTGGTAGAGTTGTTGTCTTCACCTCAGGATGATCTGTATTATCAGTCCCAGACATCTTTTCCTTTTGGTTCAGATCCTTCTGCTTCCAAACAGACTCAGTGACGAATTTACAAGAAGAGACAGAGTGTCCCACTTTCTTGTAGTTGGAACATTTCGTTGGAAGCCATTCATAGTCTATGACCTGTTCTACAATTTGGCCCTTCTCATTGAAATAGTTGATAAACTTTGGGAGAGTATCAGAAATCTCCATCTCAACTAGAATGCGAGCAAATTTAATCATTGAACGATTCTGAGTTATTTTGTCAATCATGATAGGCTTACCTATTGTGCTAACTAGAGCACTTAAGAAATTCACTCCCCAATACTGTAATCCAAGATCAAGTAGCCGAATCCAAACAGGAACAGACTTGATGGATTTCAGTGATTCGATATTAGTAGTCCATGGGCGAAGAACTACTTGTTTCTTGTCAAAATGCACCACTCCTGATTCTAAGACTAAGTCCCTCGTTGCTTCGTCTCTGAATTTCACCATAGTAAACCCAGCATTCATTCAGGCAATACTCACAATTCCAAGATTTCCCCAAATCCGCTTTACAAATCCTTCAAACACTGGCAAAGGTGGGTTCGCCCTTATCACTACACAAATCACAGCTGAGTTCCAGAATGAAGCCTCTACTTCAATTTCTTCCATGTCCAATTTCGCAATGACCTGGCCATCCTTCTGATATGGTTCCGAGTAGTGAAGCTTTGTGCAACCGTGAGATGGAAGAGATTCACGAAATTTTGCCCAAGTTTCCTTAGCTGAATCCAGGTAAGATTGATCCTCAACCTCAGCCGCCCAATTCGATTTCGCAGGTGCTGTAGCAATTTCGAAATCCTTTTGTGATCCATTACCCAGACTCTTGATCTCGCACTCATACTCTTCTGTAACGTCTAGATCATCACTCGTAGCTGTTACAGGCTAGTGAACAACTAGTTCATCACCATTGGATGAAGGAAGCTTCGTAGCTGTTGCAGATTTCGCAAGCTTCAGCCCAGGTTTTCTTCTCCTCGCCATGGAAGAGGGTGAACCTGAGAACCACGCTCCGTTTAGTACTTGAAATTCAAAAGCTTCTTTCTTATCTATTCTATTAATTTatgatatttaatattatatatatttgaatgggcaaaattaacaaaaaatgtTGGAATGGAGGATTACCAAGGTGAGATGTGGTATTGGAGGATTCCACCAAGTGTAGTAAATGAGCATTCAATTGGAATAGATTGCAACACTCAAAATGCCAAACCAAACAATGGAATGAGAACTTTGATTCCATTCCATTCCCATTCAACCAAATCAAACATGGTAATAGAGTTTTCCCTAAGAATCGAATTAAACTGTCCCTTGAGCATATGATTTGTACCTATTTACAGGCAGCCATTGACAACTAGAGTCCCATCAAATGGGGGAGCTTCCCTTAATTTGATGTTCAAGGCTCATTACTcttgtttaataaaattatttattcgACTTAAATGGGGAATAAAATTAGGTTAATTCCTTTGTAAGGATATTCGGTCTACTATTTTAGATCTCTAGGAGATGGGGTAGCTAATGCGCATAAAAGACCTTCCATAATTATTAGTCTCTTTAAAATGACACCTTCCTAGCTTTTGAGTTGTCTAATTAAGATTATTCTAATTGGTCTTTGTATAAGGAACTAGAGCATGTCAATATGTTGAATCCAACCAACTTGCACGACACTCCACGTGTTTATTTTCTCTAGTTCGAAAAATATCGTCCCGCAAGaattaaattcaattaaaaaaattgagtaCAATGATTACTAAATCCTAATTTTATCTAAGCAATCAATTTCGAAAGATGATGAAAACTTCAAAGAAAATatgaatttcataaaataaataattaaatggaaAAACTCAAGACAAGAACAATTGTTAAGATTTCAACTTCACTCTTGAATAACTCTAGAAACAATTCTAAATATTCCACCTCTCGATTTCACAATCTAGAACTATTTCGGCTACTTAGATTTTCGCTTATCTCTCATTCTCACACAACCTAAGTTGTATTTCAGCTGACATTTGTTGATGATTTTGTGAATGAAAGAATGATCTTTGACCTGGTGTTCCTTTTAAATATTGAAGTATTCGTTGGGATGCCTTTAAATGAGGCAGTCATGGTAAAGATAAATACTAACATAAACGATTGGCATCAAAggatatgtcaggtctagtaatTGTTAAATAAATCAGCATAGCAATAAGACTTCAATAAGATGTAGGATCGGATAGCACATCTTATTCATCTTTGCTTAGCCTTAAATTAGGTTCCATTGGAGTGGAAGCATCCTTAGAACCTAAATAACCTATATCACTAAGAAGTTGTAAAATAAAAGGTCTTTGGGATACTAATAGACCAGATTTAGACCTGTCTATTTCAAGACTAAGGAAAAACCGAAGTGGGTCAAGGTCTTTTAATTTACATTTTGAGTTGAGATGTATTTTAAAGCAATTTATGGCTAGGGGATTATTGCTAGCAATgattatatcatcaacatataaagagCAATGAAAATCCCATTGGTATTGTTGATGAATAAAGAATGATTTAAGGGAGATGGTTTGAATCCATCTTGAATAAGAGTGTTGCTTAATTTAGCATACCATTGTCGTGACGCTTGCTTTAAGCCATATAGATTTACACATGAGATTGAAAGGAAGCTCCCCCTTAGGTTGATATTCTTTTGGGAGTTGCATATAAATAACTTCATCTAAATCAACATGAAGAAAGACGTCATCAATATCCATTTGATGTAAGGACCAATTATAATTGGCAGCAAGAGTAGGAAGAAGTTTAAAAGTATTAAGTTTGGCGACAGAAGCAAAAGTGTCAAGATAGTCTATACCATGTTGTTAAGTGTATCCTTTTGCTACTAGTCTAGCTTTGTACCTTTCTATGTCACCATTAGATTTTTGTTTGATTTTGTATACCCATTTGCTACCAATGGTATGTTGTCCCAGAGGTAAAGAAAAGATGTTCCAAGTGCAGTTCTCTTCAAGAGCAGAAAGTTACAATTGTATAGCTTGCTGCCATTCCTTTTGTTTAGACGCAACAATGAAGTTTTGAGGTTCAGCGATGTTGTTGGCAGCTAAAATAGCAGCCCGAAACTCAGTGGAAAACCTgtcataagaaaaaaaaattgccaATAGATGAGCAGTAGAAGGTATGACATTTGTATATGAGAAAATATAGTCTTTAAGATGAGAAGGGGGATGAATCAGACGACCAAATTTTGTCTGAATGTTATGTGAAGTGCTAGGAGATGGTTGTGGTGCATAATTTGTCATTTGAACTTGTGGCTGCAAAACAAGTTGTGAAATATGGTATGAGGGCATAAAAttgttagaaaaaaaattagtaatataaaccTTTGGTTTGGATTGGAGAGGGAGACATCTTCATAGAAAATAATATCCCTTGAATGACATTAGTTTCTAAATCCAATATCGTATATGCTTTCATTCCATTAGGATAACTAATGAAAATACCAGCATTACAACGTGGACTAAATTTGTGTCTTTTCCTATCAAGAGTGGACACATAAGCAAGACAACAAAAACTTTTAAGATGTGCATATTGAGGACATTTACTATTGAGCATTTCATAAGGAGTTTTAGGCTTTAAAAAGAATGAAGAAGTCCCATTAATCAAATAAACAACTGTATTGATAAGGTAACTCCAATAGACCAAAGAAATGTTAGATTGGAAAGCAAGAGTAAGAGCAACATTTAaaatatgttggtgttttctttcAACAACAGAATTTTTTTGAGGACGTTCAACACAAGAATTATATTGTTGAATACATTTGGAAGCATAAAATGAAGTTAAGTTTAACTCCTTTGCATTATCATATTTAATTCCCTTAATAATTACAGTATATTGATTTGtaataaaagtaaaaaattgAGGGATGATAGTGTTCACATCAGATTTCAGCTTCAACATAAAAACCCAAATATAATAACTATAATCATCAACAATTGTAAGGAAATATTTGTAACCTTAAATACTCGTAATATGAAAATGACCCCAAATATCAACATGAATTAAGTAAAAAATGGCAGCACTAGTACTATTATTAGAAACAAAAGGCAAACACTTTTGTTTAGCAAAATGACATATATAACAAGGTTTTCATGAGATTTGGTAACAGAAAAATTCATGTCTTTATTGGAAGTATTAGTAACTAACATAGAGGGGTGCCCTAGGTGATTATGCCATGTATAAGCATTGCTACAAACCAAAAGGTTTGAGTAGGCTGAGCATGAAGGAATGAAGGTTTTGTCTTGCTCAATGGTGTATAAATATTGTCATGCCGATTAGCTGTCCCAAGTGGTGAAGTTAGAGTATGACCCTGtttgaaaatataacatgagGAAGAGGAAAATATAAGATCATTTAGACTTTGTTTTAAAAGGCATTGACAGAGAAGAGATTAAAATGGAATTGAGGCACAAAAAGAACATCATATAAAATCAGGTTTTGACTAAGATAAATAGTGCctgatttttcaatttttatttttaacccATTTGGAAGAGTAACATTATTAGCAATAATGGTGGTATTAAAAGATGCAAAACAAGTACTATCAAAACAAACATGGTGAGTAGCACCACTATCAACTACCCAAACATTAGAAGGGATAGATACATCGTTACCGGATATGTTGGACACCAATGGCTGAGTTTGTTTTTGAGTGGATTGGCCTTATTTGAGAGAATGAATGACCTGATAGATCAATTGATGACATTTGGACATGAGAAGTTTATCACCAATAGGAGTAGCATTTGAGGAAGAAGCCATAGTGTTGTTGACTTAAGCTttgccttcttttttttttttggtttcttGCCATATCCAGGGGAAATCCATGAAAGAAGAAACACTTTTCCACAAGATGAACATGCTTTAAACAGTGAGAACATGTTGGTCTTGGTTTCTTGGTACAGTTGAAGGTAGGCTAGGTGGGATTTGAAGCAGAGGCAGCAACTCTTATGGCAGATAAATGGGACATACCAAGGGATCTTTGTCTTACTTCTTGAACAACCATGGAGAACACTTTAGATAATGAAGGTAAATGATCATAAAGAAGAATTTGGGCTCTGACCTGAGTATAGGATTCATTCAAGCCAATGAGAAATTGGAGGACATGATCTTGATTGTATAGATCAATAATCTTCTTCATAGCTCCATAATGACAGCCACGAGTGCAATGGGTAACCGGTTGGAACTCATTGAGTTCATCCCAAAGAGATTTCAAATTTGTGAAATAGGTATTAACATCAGAATCTCCTTGTTTGATGCTATTAACATATGTTTTCAACTAAAATATTATTGGACCATTACTCTAATTAAACCTGTCATGTAGATTGGACCACATTTCAGCAACAATATTGTTGGGACATGATGCTTGCTGCAATTTCTTTCGAAACGGACTGAAGAAGCCATACCATTACAATACTATTGCAGTGCATCCAAGAAAAAAAAACCATCAGAGGTTGGGTGTGTAAGGGAACCATCAACGAAAGCCATTTTTTATTGGATGAGATCGAGATAGTGGCT
It includes:
- the LOC133824229 gene encoding uncharacterized protein LOC133824229 is translated as MVMEVFRMNKVRIVALLETKIKGAKIKEAMSSTFFGWEFYSSEAVEGRILVIWRSNLVQLAVLQESDQFLHCQVRLSNKTDLCLTFVYGSNSLEIRKILWNDLSHLICPSKAWMILGDFNAVLTLKDRLGGRPITVKEMDDARQWYDLGLVEEMKILGPFYTWSNNQEGDSRIFSKLDRVFINDSWLEQFPSVTAYSQWEIGSDHSLILIKHMPALRVGVQPFRFYNMWITHPQFRIQVLSSWKQSLRFKGRSLDKICWKLTRLKHILKKINWKVMGDVSCNYERSKQLYQQAHAKCFADPSNMMLCQEDHEAFTEFKRQEKVLRKRKLANRIFSFVTAEGQIEDDYDKVTAHFLQHFKSFLGTPSHATGAQSCSAFVGKPESGAFVKNHFLAHNVLTLQDLLKDYNRKNCSPRCLMKIDISKVYDSIDWDFLENLLNAFCFPKRFIRWVMVCLRGTSYSLVMNGSIQGHFQGARGLIQGDPISPLLFVTVMDYLTRLLLKASKEKDFKFHPLCKSLNLVSLCFADDLLLFSKANPSSINILQQVFTNFTKASGLSINQSKSKIFVGGISAGDKQSLLQFSNLSEGQFPLNYLGVPLRPTKWRAIDCEIILDRMRSQLSGWANRHISYAGRVQLINSVLMGIRAYWMHIFLLPQKVVKAIDCLCRKFLWGEKNNRSKFHRVSWEHVCKPKCCGGLGFKDSASWNKILLAKFIWAVSSKQDMLWVKWVNCIYLKGSSIWDYLLKHDTSWYWRKIVNFCQSLSKSVLEAAVRNGKLQLGRLYSVVFPSSLVHYDKAVWYRLSAPKHQFILWLAVNQKLPTRDWLNYCHIPLNSLNCPESDSISPRMAERVCLASSVPELDYLAVLASVQLVFEGDHCSLCCFYLPHLVE